One Rissa tridactyla isolate bRisTri1 chromosome 1, bRisTri1.patW.cur.20221130, whole genome shotgun sequence DNA segment encodes these proteins:
- the LOC128917420 gene encoding arg8-vasotocin receptor-like — MKNFSFPMQDSTHQTESPSPHRFLSLTNQSDPVGRPERDEQLAQVEIAVLGVIFLTASVGNFILILVLWRRRKKLSRMYVFMLHLSIADLVVAFFQVLPQLIWDITDVFIGPDFLCRIIKYLQLLGMFASTYMIVVMTVDRYQAVCYPMVTFQKKRALWNIPICTSWSISLILSLPQVFIFSKTEISPGIFECWGEFIQPWGPRAYVTWIFVVIFFIPSAILITCQVKICKIIKRNIYVKKQNEYEVTNQKQALPSRASSVNCISKAMIKTVKMTVVTVVAYVLCWSPFFIAQLWSVWFPSVVTEGSAFTIIMLLGNLNSCTNPWIYMYFCGHIPYCTNKQLENTSAQEESVITGSIHLVDRDPEENSTSA, encoded by the exons ATGAAGAATTTTTCATTTCCTATGCAGGATAGCACACATCAGACCGAGAGCCCTTCTCCTCACAGATTCCTGAGTTTGACAAATCAGTCAGATCCTGTTGGAAGACCAGAAAGAGATGAGCAATTAGCTCAAGTAGAGATTGCTGTACTGGGGGTCATATTTCTGACAGCGTCTGTGGGCAATTTTATTCTCATACTGGTGCTGTGGCGAAGAAGAAAGAAGCTCTCTAGGATGTATGTATTCATGCTTCACCTCAGCATCGCTGACTTAGTGGTAGCCTTTTTTCAAGTGCTGCCTCAACTTATATGGGATATTACAGACGTTTTCATAGGGCCAGATTTCTTGTGCAGAATTATCAAGTATCTACAATTGCTGGGCATGTTTGCCTCTACTTATATGATAGTGGTCATGACAGTGGACAGATATCAAGCAGTTTGCTACCCTATGGTTACTTTCCAAAAGAAGAGAGCTCTCTGGAACATCCCCATTTGCACCAGCTGGTCTATATCACTGATTCTTAGCCTACCACAGGTATTTATCTTTTCTAAGACTGAAATATCTCCAGGTATCTTTGAGTGTTGGGGTGAATTTATTCAGCCGTGGGGCCCTAGGGCATATGTGACTTGGATTTTTGTAGTTATATTCTTCATTCCCTCAGCCATCCTTATCACGTGCCAGGTTAAAATTTGcaaaataatcaaaagaaatatatatgTGAAAAAGCAGAATGAGTACGAAGTAACAAATCAGAAGCAAGCCCTGCCATCCCGAGCCAGCAGTGTGAACTGTATTTCAAAGGCTATGATCAAGACTGTAAAAATGACAGTGGTGACAGTTGTTGCGTATGTTCTCTGTTGGTCACCTTTCTTCATTGCACAGCTGTGGTCTGTGTGGTTCCCCAGTGTCGTGACTGAAG GTTCAGCATTCACCATTATCATGCTCCTTGGCAATTTAAATAGCTGCACCAACCCGTGGATTTACATGTATTTTTGTGGCCACATTCCATATTGCACAAATAAGCAGCTGGAGAACACCTCGGCTCAAGAGGAATCGGTGATCACGGGGAGCATTCATCTCGTAGACAGAGACCCTGAGGAAAACAGTACTTCTGCGTAA